The DNA window AAGCTTGAAACAGTGGTAAAGGAACCCTCCGTCATTTATATGGAGCGGCCGCTCAAAGCAGCCAGCCACACCATCCATATCGAGGTGCCGCCCAACCCGTTTTGGGCATCCATAGGACTGTCTGTTACACCACTCTCGCTTGGCTCCGGTGTACAATACGAGAGCCGGGTTTCGCTGGGATACTTGAACCAGAGTTTTCAAAACGCTGTCAGGGATGGTATCCGTTACGGGCTGGAGCAGGGCTTGTTCGGCTGGAACGTAACGGACTGTAAGATTTGCTTTGAATACGGGCTTTATTACAGTCCGGTCAGCACGCCGGCGGACTTCCGCTCATTGGCCCCGATTGTATTGGAACAGGCATTGAAGGAATCGGGGACGCAGCTGCTGGAACCTTATCTCTCCTTCATCCTCTATGCGCCCCAGGAATACCTTTCCAGGGCTTATCATGATGCACCGAAATACTGTGCCACCATCGAAACGGCCCAGGTAAAAAAGGATGAAGTTGTCTTTACTGGCGAGATTCCCGCCCGCTGTATACAGGCATACCGTACTGATCTGGCCTTTTACACCAACGGGCGGAGCGTATGCCTTACAGAGCTGAAAGGATATCAGGCCGCTGTCGGTCAGCCGGTCATCCAGCCCCGCCGTCCAAACAGCCGCCTGGACAAGGTGCGCCATATGTTTCAGAAGGTAATGTAAAGATACATAATCGTCAAGACGGCAACAATCAGAAGTTATGGAGGGTAACAATGGAATATAGTAAGGAAGATTTAATGGAAGCAAAAAAGCAAATTTGGGGAGTGGGAGAGAACATGGGAACAGAGGAAAGTAAAAAAATCTGGGAGGAGAACGCACAATTTTGGGATAATGCAATGGGTGACGAATCTAATGAATTTCACAGAGAGGTAGTGCGTCCCAAAGTAACGGAACTTCTATCTCCTAATCCTGCGGATTACATTTTGGATATTGCGTGTGGCAATGGAAATTATTCTTCGTATCTTGCACAAAGAGGCGCTTCGGTTGTCGCTTTTGATTACAGCAAAAAAATGATAGAATTGGCTAAAAGACGGCAATCACAATATGCAAAACAAATTGAATTTTGTGTGGCGGATGCGACCGATAGAAAAAGTATATTAGAATTAAAAAGAAATCGAGCCTTTACGAAAGCAGTTTCTAATATGGCAATTATGGATATTACGGATATTGAACCACTTCTTATGGCTGTTTATGAACTGTTGCAGGAAAGCGGAATTTTTGTCTTTGCAACGCAACACCCTTGTTTTGTCACGTTGACTGAAAAATATATGACACCGCACAGTTACTATGATATAGCGATTGAAGGGCAACCGAAAGAGCAGATTTATTATCATCGTTCCATACAAGATATTTTTAACCTTTGTTTTAGAGCTGGATTTGTCATTGATGGATTTTATGAAGAATGTTTTAAAACCAACAAAGAAATTCCTATGGTAATGATAGTAAGGCTTAAGAAGGTAAAACGTGATAGCTTAAAATAAATTCAAGTTTGTCGGGTAAATAGCAAACCCAGCCGAGCCAGTCAACGGTCAAGATGAACGGCGCATATGCGCAGCCGTTGACAGCCCCGCCCGCCTTTGCTGGTAGGCAATCAAGGGGCGACAGCAAGAAGTGCCACCGCCCCGCACTATTATTCAGAAAGGGGAATTTCCATGACCGACCAGATAGCCTATCAAGAATATATCCAGCGCAGGTACAACGCCTTTTGCAAGACTGTTATCCGCTGTGCCGCCTTGGACAAGATTTTGAAGCTTAAACGGCAATGGGAACGGCAAGTTTCCCTTGACTATCTGATGAACGAGAAGTTTGTCCAGTTTGCCGCGTCGGAGCCGGACGAGGAATACCCATTTACCGTCTGCGGTCAGACCGTCCTGCTCTGCAACGCCGCCCTTGCCGACGCGATCTCTGTTTTGCCGGAGCAGACGCGGGAAGAAATCCTGCGCTATTACTTTCTGCGCCAGCCGCAGCGCGTGATCGGCGCGTGTATTGGCCGGTCACGCAGCACAGCGGGGCGGCATATCCAGCTTGCCTTGCAGCGGCTACGCGAAGAAATGGGGGTGAGCCGGTATGAGTAGACTTCTCCCCTATGAAACAATCCTCAAAGCCCGTGAGGGCGACCCAGAAGCCGTGAACGCTGTCCTGCTCCACTACGCCGGATATATCCGCTATTTCTCAAAAGTGAACGGGCAGGTCAACGCCGAGGTGGAGGACTATGTAAAGCAGCGGTTAATTGACTGTCAATTCAAGTTCCGGCTTGACGAACCACCGGACAAGTCATAAAAACTGAATACCAGCCGCCACCGACGCGGCCAGCGAAAGCAGTAAGTCTTGAAAAAGATTTACTGCTTTTTTTGTTGTCCGGCTCCGCTCCCGGCCATTTTGCCCCCTGCCGGTTGTAGTAGTAAGCGAGGAGGGAATTTTTCTGCCCTGGTGTTTGGCATTTGGAGCATTTACCCGTAGTAGAGGGCAAAGAGAAAGGATTTCTCCAACACCGGGTAGAAACCACTGCGTCCGGTGTCATTTTAGCGAAAGCGGGCAGGAATGCCCTTTACAGGATTAGTAGTAGCAGAAAAAGAGAAACAAACTTTTGTGGTTGCAGTTTTCCAAAAAAGTGGCGGACGGAAGTGAGAGAAAGTTTGCAGTCACGGAGAGCAAGTTTCTACCACGGTGCCAAAATCCGCAATT is part of the Lachnospiraceae bacterium KGMB03038 genome and encodes:
- a CDS encoding class I SAM-dependent methyltransferase, which encodes MEYSKEDLMEAKKQIWGVGENMGTEESKKIWEENAQFWDNAMGDESNEFHREVVRPKVTELLSPNPADYILDIACGNGNYSSYLAQRGASVVAFDYSKKMIELAKRRQSQYAKQIEFCVADATDRKSILELKRNRAFTKAVSNMAIMDITDIEPLLMAVYELLQESGIFVFATQHPCFVTLTEKYMTPHSYYDIAIEGQPKEQIYYHRSIQDIFNLCFRAGFVIDGFYEECFKTNKEIPMVMIVRLKKVKRDSLK
- a CDS encoding sigma-70 family RNA polymerase sigma factor codes for the protein MTDQIAYQEYIQRRYNAFCKTVIRCAALDKILKLKRQWERQVSLDYLMNEKFVQFAASEPDEEYPFTVCGQTVLLCNAALADAISVLPEQTREEILRYYFLRQPQRVIGACIGRSRSTAGRHIQLALQRLREEMGVSRYE
- a CDS encoding helix-turn-helix domain-containing protein, whose translation is MSRLLPYETILKAREGDPEAVNAVLLHYAGYIRYFSKVNGQVNAEVEDYVKQRLIDCQFKFRLDEPPDKS